A window of Sander vitreus isolate 19-12246 chromosome 18, sanVit1, whole genome shotgun sequence contains these coding sequences:
- the ginm1 gene encoding glycoprotein integral membrane protein 1 isoform X2 — MEMSALLVNVISLLFASVTCTESSPRQLNTENILINVTAGTLADTQLQDSNNLQINLNISVGEEQVLVNDIPVELSGVTRFNFQALLYGINGSSEFESGDLVSTVTRVMVSQNRLYSDSEEVVALQVFSEVIEMEGKQVQQPDMCEVKILMSPDFQKLAQFTNIYPIGHSEIFRVPRENDVVVTDTPNPRKDEEQLISQTTSQYPLKHTETTQEEIAAPGKLPETPLRMDPDLLYDVRYDDEFDAREPSQPDQIQMETPPKELLSSYSAMCQWVEKVRERLRRFSSESLPLFFLVMWVVVIGVVGSAVIVKILDMFFPTCEHKHIFHLNPVTLMPEDEKHTLLENIEIEAEEEEEEKKP; from the exons ATGGAAATGTCAGCTCTGTTAGTTAATGTTATATCTCTTCTTTTTGCCTCAGTAACGTGCACAGAGTCGTCGCCTAGGCAACTGAATACG GAAAACATCCTGATTAATGTGACGGCAGGGACACTGGCGGACACACAGCTGCAGGACTCCAACAActtgcag aTCAATTTAAACATATCGGTGGGCGAAGAGCAGGTGCTGGTCAATGATATCCCAGTAGAGCTATCAGGGGTCACCAGGTTCAACTTCCAAGCGCTTCTCT ACGGCATCAATGGAAGCAGTGAGTTTGAATCTGGGGACTTGGTGTCCACTGTCACCCGGGTGATGGTGAGCCAGAACCGGCTATACAGCGACTCAGAGGAGGTGGTGGCTCTGCAGGTGTTCAGTGAAGTAATAGAGATGGAGGGCAAACAG GTCCAGCAGCCTGACATGTGTGAGGTGAAAATACTGATGAGCCCAGATTTCCAGAAGCTGGCTCAGTTTACCAACATCTACCCCATCGGACACAGTGAGATCTTCAGGGTTCCTAGGGAGAACGATGTGGTGGTCACTGACACACCAAATCCTAGGAAAG acgAAGAACAGCTGATCTCCCAGACCACTAGCCAGTACCCCCTGAAGCACACAGAGACCACCCAGGAGGAGATCGCAGCCCCGGGAAAGCTCCCAGAGACTCCACTTCGTATGGACCCCGACCTCCTGTATGATGTCAGATACGATGATGAGTTTGATGCCAGAGAGCCGAGCCAGCCGGATCAGATTCAGATGGAAACTCCGCCCAAAGAATTATTATCATCGTACTCT GCCATGTGTCAGTGGGTGGAGAAAGTGAGGGAGCGTCTCAGGCGCTTCAGCTCCGAGTCGCTGCCTCTTTTCTTCCTGGTCATGTGGGTGGTGGTGATCGGCGTTGTCGGGTCGGCGGTCATCGTCAAGATCTTGGACATGTTCTTCCCAACTTGTGAACACAA acacaTCTTTCACCTAAACCCTGTCACTCTAATGCCTGAGGATGAGAAGCACACTCTGCTGGAAAACATAGAAATCGaggcagaggaagaagaggaagagaagaagccTTGA
- the ginm1 gene encoding glycoprotein integral membrane protein 1 isoform X1 gives MEMSALLVNVISLLFASVTCTESSPRQLNTENILINVTAGTLADTQLQDSNNLQINLNISVGEEQVLVNDIPVELSGVTRFNFQALLLDGINGSSEFESGDLVSTVTRVMVSQNRLYSDSEEVVALQVFSEVIEMEGKQVQQPDMCEVKILMSPDFQKLAQFTNIYPIGHSEIFRVPRENDVVVTDTPNPRKDEEQLISQTTSQYPLKHTETTQEEIAAPGKLPETPLRMDPDLLYDVRYDDEFDAREPSQPDQIQMETPPKELLSSYSAMCQWVEKVRERLRRFSSESLPLFFLVMWVVVIGVVGSAVIVKILDMFFPTCEHKHIFHLNPVTLMPEDEKHTLLENIEIEAEEEEEEKKP, from the exons ATGGAAATGTCAGCTCTGTTAGTTAATGTTATATCTCTTCTTTTTGCCTCAGTAACGTGCACAGAGTCGTCGCCTAGGCAACTGAATACG GAAAACATCCTGATTAATGTGACGGCAGGGACACTGGCGGACACACAGCTGCAGGACTCCAACAActtgcag aTCAATTTAAACATATCGGTGGGCGAAGAGCAGGTGCTGGTCAATGATATCCCAGTAGAGCTATCAGGGGTCACCAGGTTCAACTTCCAAGCGCTTCTCT TAGACGGCATCAATGGAAGCAGTGAGTTTGAATCTGGGGACTTGGTGTCCACTGTCACCCGGGTGATGGTGAGCCAGAACCGGCTATACAGCGACTCAGAGGAGGTGGTGGCTCTGCAGGTGTTCAGTGAAGTAATAGAGATGGAGGGCAAACAG GTCCAGCAGCCTGACATGTGTGAGGTGAAAATACTGATGAGCCCAGATTTCCAGAAGCTGGCTCAGTTTACCAACATCTACCCCATCGGACACAGTGAGATCTTCAGGGTTCCTAGGGAGAACGATGTGGTGGTCACTGACACACCAAATCCTAGGAAAG acgAAGAACAGCTGATCTCCCAGACCACTAGCCAGTACCCCCTGAAGCACACAGAGACCACCCAGGAGGAGATCGCAGCCCCGGGAAAGCTCCCAGAGACTCCACTTCGTATGGACCCCGACCTCCTGTATGATGTCAGATACGATGATGAGTTTGATGCCAGAGAGCCGAGCCAGCCGGATCAGATTCAGATGGAAACTCCGCCCAAAGAATTATTATCATCGTACTCT GCCATGTGTCAGTGGGTGGAGAAAGTGAGGGAGCGTCTCAGGCGCTTCAGCTCCGAGTCGCTGCCTCTTTTCTTCCTGGTCATGTGGGTGGTGGTGATCGGCGTTGTCGGGTCGGCGGTCATCGTCAAGATCTTGGACATGTTCTTCCCAACTTGTGAACACAA acacaTCTTTCACCTAAACCCTGTCACTCTAATGCCTGAGGATGAGAAGCACACTCTGCTGGAAAACATAGAAATCGaggcagaggaagaagaggaagagaagaagccTTGA